One stretch of Thamnophis elegans isolate rThaEle1 unplaced genomic scaffold, rThaEle1.pri scaffold_173_arrow_ctg1, whole genome shotgun sequence DNA includes these proteins:
- the STOX1 gene encoding storkhead-box protein 1 isoform X2, with protein sequence MNPISQSQFVPLAEVLCCAISDMNAARITVTQETLLHQLGKYYPGIATPTHDILYSTLGMLIKERKIYHTGEGYFIVTPNTYFISNNTVKSNKRTLLEDKCLPEPSFTYLVSMEDATELAPDPLPIVSHCRSCYCFLGHNEVKPTKCQELISQEPNGKSQKDSCESRASLPKPSTESLADGIAHSVLSAKGKDKAKRFSLSLFWRNTSKKEKAKKSHSTFSAQFPPEKWPVRDEDNLENIPRDVEHEIIKRINPILTVDNLTKHTALMRKMEEQKKYISKGTSTELLTMKHKHISKPHSWKKQNKAVKYHRKGQHIKEKRGKYKTNEVVLADDHLASSVEHPLCHISSELMVCNRELFDDALDMEPPLLYKREINNPFQDIPNRRNKSSKGYKNQKNYDMNSKVVRTEKHHSWYQSLDSLRTMDCKAKVSLSGMCDAEDDKKKHSDHQQCQALPTDGTPTSLAERATCQRNLQRGTNSQNAVEMQEASNLYATFKNEDEKKHPEKCIQMHCDKANTGSLPSQPSDCYLPTDAGIICQFKQSNVVAVHRQKDFKSETQSKNTSEWLESVNPQYEGFIYDDPVQYQKVDNDGARSPMYNDVVREEEIESSKLKPYQLRYRTELEKWNDVREDTSPKVLGKEKAGPFFRSYPNDTDTVDTYQHEESGFLSQSKSKGTLKEYDKMNLEGETDMCHQVSSKNNEENEGIYDQGWRTDSNERHVLEFSEVQEAENRIWNKSADKVAMETASLMLSSKDWEIKADLVGIRQSFVNSGDAPLDRGIQHDQNHLQDTGNQSITGDSGIDSPRAQSMVSANSAILYGLKKSSSFLKNLEGIEKTLHGRKSLTPNSLLQLTPVMKV encoded by the exons ATGAATCCAATTTCCCAGTCTCAGTTTGTTCCTTTGGCAGAGGTCTTGTGTTGTGCTATATCTGATATGAATGCAGCTCGTATTACAGTTACACAGGAAACACTACTGCATCAGTTGGGAAAATACTACCCAG GTATTGCAACTCCCACCCATGATATTCTCTACAGTACTCTCGGGATGCTAATTAAAGAGCGAAAGATATACCATaccggggaaggatacttcatAGTAACCCCAAATACCTATTTTATCTCTAATAACACTGTGAAGAGCAACAAGAGGACCTTGCTGGAAGACAAATGCCTCCCTGAGCCTTCTTTCACATACTTGGTAAGCATGGAAGATGCTACAGAGCTGGCACCAGATCCTTTGCCTATTGTCTCACACTGTAGATCCTGTTACTGTTTCCTTGGGCACAATGAAGTGAAACCAACAAAATGTCAGGAATTAATTAGCCAGGAGCCAAATGGGAAAAGTCAGAAAGATTCTTGTGAATCTAGAGCTTCACTTCCAAAACCAAGTACAGAGTCACTTGCTGATGGAATCGCCCACTCGGTACTTTCCGCCAAGGGAAAAGACAAGGCTAAAAGGTTTAGCCTTAGCCTCTTTTGGCGCAACACTTCCAAGAAAGAAAAGGCTAAGAAATCCCACTCTACATTTTCTGCTCAGTTTCCTCCTGAGAAATGGCCGGTCCGAGATGAAGATAATTTGGAGAACATTCCACGGGATGTTGAACATGAAATCATCAAGCGTATCAATCCTATATTGACTGTCGACAACTTGACTAAACATACAGCACTCATGCGGAAAATGGAGGAACAGAAGAAGTACATCAGCAAAGGGACTTCTACAGAACTACTAACAATGAAGCACAAACACATTTCAAAACCACACAGTTGGAAAAAACAGAACAAAGCCGTGAAGTATCACCGGAAGGGACAGCACATTAAAGAAAAACGAGGAAAATATAAAACCAATGAAGTGGTACTGGCTGATGACCATTTGGCAAGCTCCGTTGAACATCCATTATGTCACATTTCAAGCGAATTGATGGTTTGCAATAGAGAGCTGTTTGATGATGCATTAGATATGGAGCCTCCCCTTTTATATAAAAGGGAAATTAATAACCCATTTCAAGATATTCCAAATAGGAGGAACAAGTCATCCAAAGGttataaaaatcagaaaaattatGATATGAACTCCAAGGTTGTTAGAACAGAGAAGCATCATTCATGGTACCAGTCTTTAGATTCCTTACGAACCATGGACTGTAAAGCTAAAGTCTCTCTCTCTGGGATGTGTGATGCTGAAGATGACAAGAAGAAACACTCAGATCACCAGCAATGCCAAGCTTTACCAACAGATGGCACACCGACATCCTTGGCAGAGAGAGCCACTTGTCAACGTAATCTGCAAAGAGGGACAAACTCCCAAAATGCAGTGGAGATGCAAGAGGCTTCTAACCTTTATGCTACATTCAAAAATGAAGACGAGAAAAAGCATCCCGAAAAATGCATTCAAATGCACTGCGATAAAGCAAACACGGGCAGTTTACCAAGTCAGCCTTCTGATTGCTATCTTCCCACTGATGCAGGTATTATCTGCCAATTTAAACAGTCTAACGTTGTTGCCGTGCACAGACAAAAGGACTTTAAGAGTGAGACACAGTCCAAGAACACAAGCGAATGGCTTGAGTCTGTGAATCCGCAGTACGAGGGATTCATTTATGATGACCCGGTTCAATATCAAAAAGTGGATAATGATGGTGCTCGTAGTCCTATGTACAATGACGTTGTCCGGGAAGAAGAAATTGAATCATCCAAATTGAAACCTTATCAACTCCGATATAGAACGGAATTGGAAAAATGGAATGACGTAAGAGAAGACACGAGTCCAAAAGTATTGGGAAAGGAAAAGGCTGGCCCATTCTTTCGAAGCTACCCAAACGATACAGATACTGTTGATACATACCAACATGAAGAAAGTGGTTTTCTTAGTCAGAGTAAATCGAAGGGTACCTTAAAGGAATATGACAAAATGAACTTGGAAGGAGAAACTGACATGTGCCACCAAGTGTCTTCTAAAAACAATGAAGAGAACGAGGGTATTTATGATCAAGGCTGGAGAACTGATAGTAATGAAAGGCATGTCCTTGAATTCagtgaggtgcaggaagcagagAACAGAATTTGGAACAAGTCGGCCGACAAAGTGGCTATGGAAACAGCTTCCTTGATGTTGTCATCCAAAGACTGGGAAATTAAGGCAGACCTTGTGGGAATACGACAGTCTTTTGTTAACTCAGGTGATGCTCCTCTAGATCGGGGAATCCAACATGACCAAAACCACTTACAAGACACAGGAAACCAGAGTATAACAGGAGATAGTGGGATAGATTCTCCCAG